GCTCGCGACCTCGGTGGAGGAGGGCTATGCGACGGCCGAGGGGCGCCCAGATATCCTGGTCGCTTCCTACCATGGCGTGCCCAAGCGCTTCCTGCTGGAGGGCGACCCGTACCACTGCCACTGCCAGAAGACCACGCGCCTGCTCAAGGAGCGGCTGGGCTGGGACGACACCCAGATCGTCACCGCCTTCCAGTCGCAATTCGGTCCCGAGGAGTGGGTCGGGCCGGCGACGGTGGATCACGTCGCCGAACTGGCGCGTCAGGGCAAGAAGCATATCGCCGTGGTCTCGCCCGCCTTCGCCACCGACTGCGTGGAGACGCTGGAGGAGATCAATCAGGAGATCAAGGAGAGCTTCTTCGAGGCGGGCGGCGAGCGATTCACCTACATCCCCTGCCTCAACGACCGCGACGACCATATCCAGGCGCTGGTGAGCATCGCGCGCAACGAGCTGGCGGGGTGGGTATAGGGCGCAACCAAGACCGAGGGGGAGTAGCGAACATTTTGCGTGATCTTGTGATCGCTATTTCTTGCCAACTATCACGCTGATTCTATAGGCTTTGGTCCAATAAATTATTGGCCGCATGCCGCTACGTGGTTATCTGGCAGGCTTAGAAACGCGTGAAATGCGCTGTGACCGCCCTCGTTGCGCGGGTAGCGATGACGAAAAGGAGACTCCCGCGTGCTGCAACTTGCCGTGCTTTCAGGTTTTGTACTGGCCGCCTTCGCGCCTTTGGGGCAGCGGTGGTTCGCTGAGCGAGCCAGTGCCATCTTTGCTCTTTATCCGGCCATCGTCGCGCTCTGGCTGATGACACTGTTGCCCACCGTGATGGGGGGCGACGAGGTGCTGATCTACAGCCTGGAGTGGGTGCCTTCGCTCGGCATGAGCCTGACCTTCGTGCTCGATGGCCTGTCGCTGCTGTTCGCGCTGCTGATCACCATCATCGGTACCTTCGTGCTGATCTATGCCGGAGGGTACCTCAAGGGGCACCCCGATCTGGTGCGCTTCCATCTGGCGATCCTGGCCTTCATGGCCTCGATGCTGGGACTGGTGCTGGCCGATGGGCTGTTGACGCTGTTCGTGTTCTGGGAACTGACCAGCATCACCTCCTATCTGCTGATCGGCTTCAATCATGCCGACATCGAGGCGCGAAAGTCGGCTCGCCAAGGGTTGTTCGTCACCTTCGGCGGTGGCCTGGCGCTGATGGCGGGTCTGGTGCTGCTGGGCGTGGCAGGCGACAGCTGGTCGCTTCAGGAGATCAATCAGAGCGGCGACCTGCTGCGTGAGCATGCGCTCTACCTGCCGCTGCTGCTGTGCTTGCTGGGCGGCGCCTTCACCAAGTCGGCGCAGTTTCCGTTCCACTTCTGGTTGCCCAATGCCATGGCGGCACCGACCCCGGTCTCGGCTTACCTGCACTCGGCGACGATGGTCAAGGCCGGCATCTATCTGTTGGCGCGCCTGCACCCGAGCCTGGGCGGCACCGACGCCTGGGTCGGCATCCTCTCGGTGGTCGGTGCTGTGACCATGTTCACCGGCGCCTTCCTGGCGCTGCGCCACACCAATATCAAGAAGCTGCTGGCCTACTCCACGATCATGGCACTGGGTACCCTGACCATGCTGCTGGGGGTCGGCACCGATGGGGCGCTGGTCGCCTTCGTCACCTTCCTGCTGGCGCACTCGATGTACAAGGGGGCGCTGTTCATGGTGGCGGGCATTCTCGATCACGAGACCGGCACCAAGGATGTCACCGCCATGGGTGGGTTGCGCCATCTCATGCCGGTGACGGCAATCTTCGCCAGCATTGCCGCGCTCTCGCTTGCCGGGGTACCGCCGCTGTTCGGCTTCCTCGGCAAGGAGTTGATGTTCGAGACGGTGCTCGGGGCAACCCGCTTCGAGGTGCTGATCCTGATCCTGAGCTTCTGTGCTGCCTTCCTCACGATTGCGGTGGCGGCCATCGTGGTGATCCGCCCCTTCTTCGGCGAACGCCAGGAGACCCCCAAGCTTGCCCATGAGCCGCCGGCCTCAATGCTGGCCGGGCCAGTGGTGCTGGCGTCGCTGTCGCTGATCCTTGGTCTGGCGCCGGCACTCGCGGGGGTTGGCGTGGTCAGTGCGGCGGCTTCGACGGTGGCCGGTGAGCCCCTCGATTTCTATCTGGCGCTATGGCATGGCTTCAATCTCGAGCTGATGATGTCGATCGCCAGCCTGATTCTGGGCATCCTCGTCTTCCGCAACTGGGCGCGTATCCGGCGTGGCCTGTCACGACTCGATCCGATGTTCGCCAGGGGCCCCGAAGCCGGCTACGAGCATTTCCTGGACGGCATCGTCTCGGTCTCGGAGTGGCAGACACGAGTGCTGCAGAACGGTTACATGCGCAACTACATCATGGTGATGGTGGTCACCCTCAGCGTCTTGATCGGCAATAGCCTGCTGCTTCGCTACACGCCGCAGTTCGCCATCGAGCTCGACGTGCAGTTTCACGAGGCGATCGTGGCGCTGCTGATGGTCTCGGCGGCGCTGTTTGCCTGTGCCTCGCGCTCGCGCCTGGGGGCCGTGGCCTCGGTGGGTATCATGGGCTTCTGCATCGCCTTGACCTTCATTCTGTTCAGCGCGCCCGACCTGGGCATTACCCAACTGCTGGTCGAGACGCTGACCGTCATCGTGCTGATTCTGGTACTGTTCCGGCTGCCGCGCTTCGCCAGGCTCTCGACGCCGGTAGAGCGAGTGAGAGACATGCTAGTGGCGGGTTCGCTAGGTATCCTGATCATGATGCTGGTACTGGTCGTCGTCGACAGCAATCAGTTCGCTTCGATCTCCGGCTACATGATCGAGAACAGCGTGCCCTTGGCGCACGGTCGCAACATCGTCAACGTCATCCTGGTCGACTACCGTGCGCTCGACACCCTGGGCGAGATGTTCGTGCTCGCACTGGCTGCAATCGGCGTCTACGCCATGCTCAAGCTTCGCGCGCCGGAGGCGCCGCGTGGCCCCACCAGGAACAAGGCGGTCGCGACCCCCAAGGAGTCCAACGATGGTTAAGTCGGGCACGATCATCCTCAATACCGCGGCACGCCTGCTGATGCCGCTACAGCTGCTGTTCTCGGTGTTCCTGCTGCTGCGCGGGCACGATGAGCCAGGTGGCGGCTTCATTGCCGGTCTGGTGGCTTCCGGGGCCTTCTCGCTCTACCTGTTCGCCTTCGGCGTGACGGCGACCAAGTCGGTGCTGCGCATGGTCGATCCTCGCGATCTGATCGGCGTGGGTTTGCTGCTGGGGATGATCTCTATCTTCCCCGCCTGGTTTCAGGGCCAGCCCTTCCTGACCGCCCAGTGGTGGACGATACCGGGTGTCGACTTCTACGCCTCCACGCCGCTGATCTTCGATGTCGGTGTCTATCTGGCGGTGCTGGGCGCCATGCTGACCGTGATCATGACGCTGATGGAGGTGGACAAGGATGAACCTTGAGCGCGGCTTGCCGCTACCCTCATTGATTTCCACCAAGGAGTTGCCATGGAGCCCGTGATGGCACTGGCCATTGGCCTTTTGTATGCCATGGCCATCTACATGATGCTCAGGCGTTCGATCGTCAAGCTGGTGATCGGCCTGATGCTGCTCTCCAACGCCGCCAACCTGCTGATCTTCACCTCGGCTGGCATGGTACGCGGTGCGCCGCCGCTGATCGCCGAGGGAGCGCTGGGCCCTCCGGGAGGGATCGCCGACCCGCTGCCGCAGGCGTTGGTGCTGACCGCCATCGTGATCGCTTTCGGCGTGCTGGCGTTCGCCGTGGTGCTGATTCGCCGTGCCTACGAGATCGTCAAGGCCGATGACCTGGATAAGATGAAGGATACCGACACGTGAGGCCTGAAGTCGCACTGCCCATTATCATTCCGCTGCTTTCGGGAACCCTGTCGCTGCTGTTCTGGCGCTCGCGGCCCATGCAGCGCTTTCTCGCGGTGGCCGGTACCGCTGCGCTGCTCGTGGTGGCGATCTGGCTGATGGTGTCGGTACAACGCGACGGCTATGTGGTCATGCACATGGGTGGCTGGCAGGCGCCTTACGGGATCAGCCTAGTCGCCGACCTGCTGAGTGCGCTGATGGTGCTGCTGACCGGTATCATCGGGCTGGCCCTGGCGGTCTATTCTCTCTCCTCCACCGGCGAGGGGCATGAGAAGTTTGGCTACTATCCGTTGATGCACCTGCTGCTGGCCGGCGTGGCCGGAGCCTTCCTGACCGGCGATATCTTCAACCTCTACGTGTGGTTCGAGGTAATGCTGGTGGCCTCCTTCGCGCTGCTGATCCTGGGCGGGGAGAAGGCGCAGATGGAGGGGGCCATCAAGTACGTGACGCTCAACCTGCTGGCCTCGGTGATCTTCCTGACCGCGGTGGGCCTGCTCTACGGTATGCTCGGCACGCTCAACATGGCCGATATCGCCGTGCGCCTGGAGGAGGCCGAGAACCGTGCCATGGTCGAGGTGCTGGCGGTGATGTTCATGGTCGCCTTCGGCATCAAGGCGGCAGCCTTCCCACTCTTCTTCTGGCTGCCGGCCTCCTACCACACCCCGCCGGTGGCGGTGTCGGCACTCTTTGCCGGGCTATTGACCAAGGTTGGCGTCTATTCGCTGTTCCGCGTCTTCACTCTGATGTTCGACCAGTCGGTGGAGTACACCCATCAGATCATGCTGTGGGGGGCAGTCTTCACCATGGTCACCGGGGTGCTAGGCGCGGCGGCGCAGTACGAATTCCGGCGTATCCTGTCGTTCCACATCGTCAGCCAGATCGGTTACATGATCCTTGGGCTTGCGATCTTCACCCCGCTGGCGATTGCCGGGGGCATCTTTGCCACCGCGCACAACATCATCGTCAAGACCAACCTGTTCTTGATCAGCGGGATCACGCGCCGTCTGCAGGGCACCTACGAGCTGAAGAAGATGGGCGGGCTCTATAAGCAGGCGCCCTGGCTTGCGGTGGCGTTCTTCATTTCCGCCTTCGCGCTTGCCGGGGCACCGCCGCTGTCGGGGTTCTTCGCCAAGCTGGTGCTGGTGCGTGGCGGCCTGGAGGCGGAAGTCTACGTGGCCACCGGTATCGCACTGGCGGTTGGCCTGCTGACGCTCTACTCGATGGTCAAGATCTGGAATGAGGTGTTCTGGAAGCCGCTACCGGAGAACAACCTGGTGCCGGAGCCCGCCGCGGTGCCGCGAGGTGACGATGGGCGCCAGGTCAAGGATTCGCTGGGACTGATGTACCTGCCGGTGATGATTCTGGCGCTGTTCGCTCTGCTGATGGGGCTGATGGCTCAGCCGCTGGTGACGCTTACCATCGAGGCCGCCGAGCAGCTCCTCAATCCTCAAGGTTATATTGATGCGGTGCTGGGTGATGCACGGAGCCCGGCCCTCGACGCGATGGAGATGACGCCATGACGGGGGCGATCTGGAATCTCTTGCTGGCGCTTGCCTGGGTCGTGCTGAGCGGTGACTTCACGGGCCTCAATCTGGTCGTCGGCCTGGTGTTTGGCTATATCACCCTGGTGCTGATCGAACCTCAGGTGGAGGCGCTGAAAGGCTACTCGGCCCGGGTGCCGCGAATCATCATGTTCATTGGCTTCTTCATCAAGGAACTGATCCTTGCCAACCTTAGGGTGGCCTTCGATATCGTGACGCCGCCCTGGCACATGAAGCCCGGCGTCATCGCCATGCCGCTCAAGGCGCAGACGGAGCTCGAGATCACCATGGTCGCCAACCTGATCTCGCTGACCCCGGGCACCCTGAGCCTG
This DNA window, taken from Halomonas sp. TA22, encodes the following:
- a CDS encoding Na+/H+ antiporter subunit C encodes the protein MEPVMALAIGLLYAMAIYMMLRRSIVKLVIGLMLLSNAANLLIFTSAGMVRGAPPLIAEGALGPPGGIADPLPQALVLTAIVIAFGVLAFAVVLIRRAYEIVKADDLDKMKDTDT
- a CDS encoding Na+/H+ antiporter subunit E, producing MTGAIWNLLLALAWVVLSGDFTGLNLVVGLVFGYITLVLIEPQVEALKGYSARVPRIIMFIGFFIKELILANLRVAFDIVTPPWHMKPGVIAMPLKAQTELEITMVANLISLTPGTLSLDVSDDKRVLYIHAMFLDDEEELRRGLEEMERRALELFR
- a CDS encoding Na+/H+ antiporter subunit B, whose protein sequence is MVKSGTIILNTAARLLMPLQLLFSVFLLLRGHDEPGGGFIAGLVASGAFSLYLFAFGVTATKSVLRMVDPRDLIGVGLLLGMISIFPAWFQGQPFLTAQWWTIPGVDFYASTPLIFDVGVYLAVLGAMLTVIMTLMEVDKDEP
- a CDS encoding Na+/H+ antiporter subunit D, coding for MRPEVALPIIIPLLSGTLSLLFWRSRPMQRFLAVAGTAALLVVAIWLMVSVQRDGYVVMHMGGWQAPYGISLVADLLSALMVLLTGIIGLALAVYSLSSTGEGHEKFGYYPLMHLLLAGVAGAFLTGDIFNLYVWFEVMLVASFALLILGGEKAQMEGAIKYVTLNLLASVIFLTAVGLLYGMLGTLNMADIAVRLEEAENRAMVEVLAVMFMVAFGIKAAAFPLFFWLPASYHTPPVAVSALFAGLLTKVGVYSLFRVFTLMFDQSVEYTHQIMLWGAVFTMVTGVLGAAAQYEFRRILSFHIVSQIGYMILGLAIFTPLAIAGGIFATAHNIIVKTNLFLISGITRRLQGTYELKKMGGLYKQAPWLAVAFFISAFALAGAPPLSGFFAKLVLVRGGLEAEVYVATGIALAVGLLTLYSMVKIWNEVFWKPLPENNLVPEPAAVPRGDDGRQVKDSLGLMYLPVMILALFALLMGLMAQPLVTLTIEAAEQLLNPQGYIDAVLGDARSPALDAMEMTP
- a CDS encoding putative monovalent cation/H+ antiporter subunit A, giving the protein MQLAVLSGFVLAAFAPLGQRWFAERASAIFALYPAIVALWLMTLLPTVMGGDEVLIYSLEWVPSLGMSLTFVLDGLSLLFALLITIIGTFVLIYAGGYLKGHPDLVRFHLAILAFMASMLGLVLADGLLTLFVFWELTSITSYLLIGFNHADIEARKSARQGLFVTFGGGLALMAGLVLLGVAGDSWSLQEINQSGDLLREHALYLPLLLCLLGGAFTKSAQFPFHFWLPNAMAAPTPVSAYLHSATMVKAGIYLLARLHPSLGGTDAWVGILSVVGAVTMFTGAFLALRHTNIKKLLAYSTIMALGTLTMLLGVGTDGALVAFVTFLLAHSMYKGALFMVAGILDHETGTKDVTAMGGLRHLMPVTAIFASIAALSLAGVPPLFGFLGKELMFETVLGATRFEVLILILSFCAAFLTIAVAAIVVIRPFFGERQETPKLAHEPPASMLAGPVVLASLSLILGLAPALAGVGVVSAAASTVAGEPLDFYLALWHGFNLELMMSIASLILGILVFRNWARIRRGLSRLDPMFARGPEAGYEHFLDGIVSVSEWQTRVLQNGYMRNYIMVMVVTLSVLIGNSLLLRYTPQFAIELDVQFHEAIVALLMVSAALFACASRSRLGAVASVGIMGFCIALTFILFSAPDLGITQLLVETLTVIVLILVLFRLPRFARLSTPVERVRDMLVAGSLGILIMMLVLVVVDSNQFASISGYMIENSVPLAHGRNIVNVILVDYRALDTLGEMFVLALAAIGVYAMLKLRAPEAPRGPTRNKAVATPKESNDG